The following coding sequences lie in one Spinacia oleracea cultivar Varoflay chromosome 1, BTI_SOV_V1, whole genome shotgun sequence genomic window:
- the LOC110779269 gene encoding large ribosomal subunit protein cL37 alpha codes for MALLSPLLSLSSVPPITSIAVSSSSFPIKLQNVSVALLPSFGQRLVAHGPVIAQKRGTVVAMVSAAAEETAGEDGDQSKVEEANISVQNLPLESKLQLKLEQKIKMKMAKKIRLRRNRLMRKRKLRKRGAWPPSKMKKLKNV; via the exons ATGGCACTCCTTTCTcctctcctttctctctcctctgtccCTCCTATCACTTCCATTGCcgtttcttcttcttccttcc CAATCAAGCTGCAAAATGTTTCTGTTGCGTTGCTTCCAAGTTTTGGACAACGCTTAGTGGCTCACGGACCCGTAATTGCTCAAAAGAGAGGCACAGTGGTTGCTATGGTGTCAGCTGCAGCAGAGGAAACGGCTGGAGAAGATGGAGATCAGTCAAAGGTTGAAGAAGCTAACATCTCAGTTCAGAACCTTCCACTGGAATCAAAGTTGCAGCTGAAGCTTGAACAGAAGATAAAGATGAAAATGGCAAAAAAGATCAGACTCCGAAGGAACAGGCTTATGCGCAAAAGAAAGCTGAGGAAGAGAGGGGCTTGGCCACCTTCTAAGATGAAGAAGCTCAAGAATGTATAA